From Athene noctua chromosome 19, bAthNoc1.hap1.1, whole genome shotgun sequence, one genomic window encodes:
- the NIPSNAP2 gene encoding protein NipSnap homolog 2 gives MAARVLLRRSLAGASAVPRLPPGGGLALRGLVSSASRPREDSWLKSLFVRKVDPRKDAHSNLLAKRETSSLYKLQIHNVKPECLEAYNKLCQEVLPKIHEEKHYPCALVGTWNTWYGEQDQAVHLWRYEGGYPALNEVMSKLRQNKEFTEFRKERGNMLLSRKNQLLLEFSFWNEPVPREGPNIYELRSYQLRPGTMIEWGNYWARAIRFRQDNNEAVGGFFSQIGQLYMVHHLWAYKDLQTREDIRNAAWHKPGWDELVYYTVPLIQEMESRIMIPLKISPLQ, from the exons ATGGCGGCGCGAGTGCTGCTGCGGCGGAGCCTGGCGGGAGCCAGCGCCGTGCCGCGcctcccgcccggcggcggccTGGCCCTCAG GGGGCTGGTATCTTCAGCTAGCAGACCTCGTGAAGACAGTTGGTTAAAATCGCTGTTTGTTCGCAAAGTCGATCCAAGGAAAGATGCTCACTCCAACCTTCTAGCCAAAAGAGAGACCAGCAGTCTGTATAAACTACAGA TTCACAATGTAAAACCAGAATGTCTAGAGGCCTACAACAAGCTTTG TCAAGAGGTGCTGCCAAAGATTCATGAAGAAAAACACTACCCATGTGCACTGGTGGGGACTTGGAACACGTGGTACGGAGAGCAAGATCAGGCTG ttcatCTGTGGAGATATGAGGGAGGCTATCCAGCTCTCAATGAGGTCATGAGTAAACTCCGTCAAAATAAG GAATTCACAGAGTTTCGCAAAGAAAGAGGTAACATGCTTCTCTCACGCAAGAACCAATTACTGTTGGAGTTTAGTTTCTGGAATGAACCTGTTCCCAGAGAGGGGCCCAATATTTATGAGCTGAGATCCTATCAACTTAGa cCTGGAACAATGATTGAGTGGGGAAATTACTG GGCTCGTGCAATTCGTTTCCGACAAGATAATAATGAAGCAGTTGGAGGATTTTTCTCACAAATTGGGCAGCTGTATATGGTTCATCACCTTTGGG CTTACAAAGATCTCCAAACCAGAGAAGATATAAGGAATGCTGCATGGCATAAACCTGGCTGGGATGAACTAGTCTATTACACAG tgccCCTTATTCAGGAAATGGAGTCCAGAATCATGATACCATTGAAGATTTCTCCGCTTCAGTAA
- the MRPS17 gene encoding small ribosomal subunit protein uS17m, with product MSVPRGAVHAKWIVGKVIGTKMQKTAKVRVTRLVLDPYLLKFFNKRKTYFAHDPLQQCVVGDIVLLKALPERRSKHVKHELAEIVFKVGNVIDPITGKPCAGTRFLENLPDSENLTEADTTYLSEKLQELKVCSTDK from the exons ATGTCTGTACCACGTGGAGCTGTCCATGCAAAATGGATAGTAGGGAAAGTAATAGGAACCAAAATGCAGAAAACTGCCAAAGTGAGAGTGACAAGGCTTGTGCTAGATCCTTACTTACTAAAG TTCTTTAACAAACGAAAAACCTATTTTGCCCATGATCCATTGCAGCAGTGTGTTGTTGGAGACATTGTTCTTCTGAAAGCTTTGCCTGAGCGAAGGAGCAAACATGTGAAACATGAACTGGCTGAAATTGTTTTCAAGGTTGGAAATGTCATAGATCCAATAACAGGAAAGCCCTGTGCAGGAACCAGATTCCTTGAAAATCTGCCAGATTCGGAAAATCTGACTGAGGCAGATACTACCTATCTAAGTGAAAAACTTCAGGAACTTAAAGTTTGTTCAACAGACAAATAG